Proteins co-encoded in one Bacillus paramycoides genomic window:
- a CDS encoding DUF3992 domain-containing protein: protein MSCECSGAALTCCPDKNYVQDKVCSPWSATVVATAIDNVLYTNNINQNVVGTGFVKYDVGPGPITVEALDSAGTVIDTQTLNPGTSIGFTYRRFDIIQVVLPATPAGTYQGEFCITTRYPLS, encoded by the coding sequence ATGTCTTGTGAGTGCTCAGGGGCAGCATTAACTTGTTGTCCAGATAAAAATTATGTACAAGATAAAGTGTGTAGTCCGTGGTCTGCTACTGTAGTTGCAACAGCAATCGATAATGTTCTTTATACAAATAATATTAACCAAAACGTAGTTGGTACTGGTTTTGTTAAATATGATGTTGGACCAGGCCCAATTACTGTAGAGGCGCTTGATTCTGCTGGTACTGTAATAGATACACAAACATTAAATCCAGGGACGAGTATTGGGTTTACGTATCGTCGTTTTGATATTATACAAGTCGTGTTACCTGCAACACCTGCTGGAACGTATCAAGGAGAATTTTGTATTACAACACGTTATCCACTTTCATAG
- a CDS encoding DedA family protein: MEQIILDIIEFLKQFSYFGVVLALTFEFIPAEVVLPMVGYWVYEGDMNFWLAVLAGTLGGTTGPLTLYALGYYGGRPLLIKYGKYFFIKEEQIQKADDFFEKYGPVVAFVGRFVPGVRTLISVPCGMAKMNIWKFSIYTFVAMFPLTTLYVYFGMKLGPHWEKAADVVGQYMLPILLVVVIVVGGILIYKFMKKRNRTESI; the protein is encoded by the coding sequence ATGGAGCAAATTATTTTAGATATAATCGAGTTTTTAAAGCAGTTTTCTTATTTTGGAGTTGTGTTAGCATTAACGTTTGAATTTATTCCAGCAGAAGTAGTGTTGCCAATGGTTGGGTATTGGGTATACGAGGGTGATATGAATTTCTGGTTAGCTGTATTAGCAGGGACCCTTGGCGGAACGACAGGACCATTAACGCTATATGCACTCGGTTATTACGGTGGTCGTCCGCTATTAATAAAATACGGAAAATACTTCTTTATTAAAGAGGAACAAATTCAAAAAGCAGATGATTTCTTTGAGAAATATGGACCAGTTGTAGCATTTGTTGGACGCTTTGTACCTGGGGTTCGAACGCTTATCTCTGTTCCATGTGGCATGGCAAAAATGAACATATGGAAATTTAGCATATATACATTTGTAGCAATGTTCCCGTTAACGACTTTATATGTGTATTTTGGAATGAAATTAGGTCCGCATTGGGAAAAAGCGGCGGATGTTGTTGGACAATATATGCTACCGATATTACTAGTCGTAGTTATTGTTGTAGGTGGTATATTAATCTATAAATTTATGAAAAAAAGAAACAGAACGGAATCTATCTAG
- a CDS encoding DUF2935 domain-containing protein, whose protein sequence is MERNYEEIALFEHQFWLKILTDHAQFLLDALAPKEKEDIKKATYFVETFTNLLNKVRNVNLMAFSKEAEQAAKEIRAFKLNIIQKQLEGKITIHFTPTFINHMVNEVEEYITVLEFLKKGEVPPVFHELHYHLVWLTDAAGHAGSISGGLDLVEKRLKEKSEEFTKHFEQFYLKAVEMTGYLRTELHHFPALKKFTKDVSLELKLFSHFLHEVEELELSNEVLSVLSARMADHMAREECYYLLKLAQSSGLEMPKCNPL, encoded by the coding sequence GTGGAGAGAAATTATGAAGAAATTGCGTTGTTTGAGCATCAATTTTGGCTAAAGATACTTACTGATCATGCACAATTTTTACTGGATGCATTAGCTCCGAAGGAAAAGGAGGATATAAAGAAAGCAACTTACTTTGTTGAAACATTTACGAATTTGTTAAATAAAGTTCGGAATGTAAATCTGATGGCATTCTCAAAAGAGGCTGAACAAGCTGCTAAGGAAATTCGGGCGTTTAAATTAAATATTATACAGAAGCAGTTGGAAGGGAAAATTACGATTCATTTTACGCCAACTTTTATTAATCATATGGTAAACGAAGTGGAAGAGTATATAACAGTTTTAGAGTTTTTGAAGAAAGGGGAAGTTCCGCCTGTTTTTCATGAATTGCATTATCATCTCGTTTGGTTAACGGATGCGGCTGGTCATGCGGGTTCTATTTCTGGTGGGCTAGATCTTGTTGAAAAAAGATTGAAAGAGAAAAGCGAAGAATTTACGAAGCATTTTGAACAATTTTACTTAAAGGCAGTTGAGATGACTGGATATTTACGAACGGAGCTTCATCATTTTCCAGCATTAAAGAAGTTTACAAAAGATGTTTCACTTGAATTGAAATTATTTTCGCATTTTTTACATGAAGTGGAAGAGCTCGAGTTATCGAATGAAGTATTAAGTGTATTATCAGCTAGAATGGCAGATCATATGGCAAGAGAGGAATGTTACTACTTATTAAAACTAGCTCAATCGTCTGGACTTGAAATGCCGAAATGTAATCCGCTTTAA
- a CDS encoding Ku protein — protein MHTVWKGALSLGLLNIGIKLYSAVEESDIKFLSLHKECLTPIKYKKFAPDCTDEEIDDTDIVKAYEYAPHKYIIMDEKELAELQKAHEPRSIRIISFIQNNEIDSVFYDRSYFIGPTPGHEKSYLLLKEALERTNKLGLIHISIRKKQHLAIIRNFEDGLMLQTIHYPNEIRDITNIPNLPSNENYPIQKQELTAAINLIHHLTNPFEQEMYTDEYKEALTELIENKIEQQEKTETISPAPNIINIMETLQASIEQAKIKRDNKTEKEAK, from the coding sequence TTGCATACCGTATGGAAAGGTGCACTTTCACTTGGACTATTAAATATAGGAATTAAACTATATAGTGCCGTAGAAGAAAGCGATATAAAATTTTTAAGTCTCCATAAAGAATGTTTAACACCTATTAAATATAAAAAATTTGCTCCTGATTGTACGGATGAAGAAATTGATGATACCGATATTGTAAAAGCCTATGAATATGCACCTCATAAATACATTATTATGGATGAAAAAGAATTAGCTGAGTTACAAAAAGCTCACGAACCACGATCCATTCGAATTATATCTTTTATCCAAAATAACGAAATCGATTCTGTTTTTTATGACCGTTCTTATTTTATAGGTCCTACCCCAGGGCATGAAAAATCATATTTATTATTAAAAGAAGCTCTTGAACGTACAAATAAACTTGGGCTTATTCATATTTCTATTAGAAAAAAACAACATTTAGCTATTATCCGTAACTTTGAAGATGGACTGATGTTACAAACCATTCACTATCCTAATGAAATTCGCGATATAACAAATATACCTAACTTACCAAGTAACGAAAATTATCCTATCCAAAAACAAGAACTCACCGCAGCAATTAATTTAATCCACCACCTTACAAATCCTTTTGAACAAGAAATGTATACAGATGAATATAAAGAAGCCCTTACCGAATTAATCGAGAATAAAATTGAACAACAAGAAAAAACTGAAACAATCTCTCCAGCTCCGAACATCATTAATATTATGGAGACATTACAGGCAAGCATTGAACAAGCAAAAATAAAAAGAGACAATAAAACAGAAAAAGAGGCCAAATAA
- a CDS encoding DUF3992 domain-containing protein, producing MGMRSSSLSCCSNKTLVQDQVCTDWSITGAGTQIVYTNNITQEVYGSGYVKYDVGAAPITVDFLVGTTVVDTVTVQPQSSGTFTVRYFTTVRITTTGTTVNQGEFCITVRYPIS from the coding sequence ATGGGAATGAGAAGTTCCAGTTTGTCTTGTTGTTCTAATAAAACACTTGTGCAAGATCAAGTATGTACAGACTGGTCTATTACAGGTGCTGGTACTCAGATTGTATATACGAATAATATTACGCAAGAAGTATATGGTTCAGGTTACGTGAAATATGATGTAGGGGCGGCTCCAATTACAGTTGATTTTTTAGTAGGCACTACGGTAGTTGATACTGTTACTGTTCAACCGCAAAGTAGTGGTACTTTCACTGTACGATATTTCACAACTGTTCGAATTACTACGACAGGCACAACTGTTAATCAAGGAGAGTTTTGTATTACTGTACGTTATCCGATTTCATAA
- the cotJC gene encoding spore coat protein CotJC yields MWIYEKKLQYPVKVGTCNPALAKLLIEQYGGADGELAAALRYLNQRYTIPDKVIGLLTDIGTEEFAHLEMIATMVYKLTKDATPEQMKAAGLDPHYADHDSALHYHNAAGVPFTATYIQAKGDPIADLYEDIAAEEKARATYQWLINLSDDPDINDSLRFLREREIVHSQRFREAVEILKEERDKKIFF; encoded by the coding sequence ATGTGGATTTATGAAAAGAAATTACAATACCCCGTTAAAGTGGGAACTTGCAATCCAGCACTTGCAAAATTATTAATTGAGCAATACGGCGGTGCAGATGGCGAGCTAGCTGCTGCACTACGTTACTTAAATCAACGTTATACAATTCCTGATAAAGTCATTGGCCTACTTACTGATATTGGTACAGAAGAATTTGCTCACCTTGAAATGATTGCTACGATGGTTTATAAACTAACGAAAGATGCAACTCCTGAACAAATGAAAGCTGCTGGACTTGATCCTCATTACGCCGACCATGATAGCGCACTTCATTACCATAATGCGGCTGGTGTTCCATTTACTGCAACGTATATACAGGCTAAAGGTGATCCAATCGCCGATCTATACGAGGATATTGCGGCCGAAGAAAAAGCAAGAGCAACATATCAATGGCTCATTAATTTATCCGATGATCCAGATATAAATGATAGTCTACGCTTCTTACGTGAACGTGAAATCGTCCATTCACAACGTTTCCGAGAAGCAGTTGAAATTTTAAAAGAAGAACGTGATAAAAAAATATTTTTTTAA
- a CDS encoding YkvA family protein: MKKLISRLRVVFHVRRFVPFLFDFFTSKEVSIKKKIISVVFLVGYVAMPLDLIPDFLPFIGILDDIGIVLFILNRIVKMAPVQLQEKHNVNVG; encoded by the coding sequence ATGAAAAAACTTATTAGTAGATTAAGAGTTGTATTTCATGTCCGTCGTTTCGTTCCATTTCTATTTGACTTTTTTACTTCAAAAGAGGTTTCAATAAAGAAGAAAATTATATCTGTTGTTTTTTTAGTTGGGTATGTTGCGATGCCGCTTGATTTAATTCCAGACTTCCTACCGTTTATCGGTATTTTAGATGATATTGGAATTGTATTATTCATTTTGAACCGAATTGTCAAAATGGCGCCAGTTCAATTACAAGAAAAGCATAACGTAAACGTAGGATAG
- a CDS encoding spore coat protein CotJB: protein MNQSLPEEYYQLLLELQELDFVLVELTLYLDTHPDDTAAINQFNDFSYKRRVLKQKMEEKYGPLQQFGNSYSNAPWEWSKGPWPWQI, encoded by the coding sequence GTGAATCAATCGCTACCAGAAGAATACTATCAGCTTTTACTGGAGCTTCAAGAACTGGACTTTGTACTAGTTGAACTCACTCTTTATTTAGATACACATCCAGATGACACCGCTGCGATTAATCAATTTAATGACTTTTCCTATAAACGGAGAGTATTAAAACAAAAGATGGAAGAAAAATACGGACCACTCCAACAGTTTGGAAACAGCTATTCGAATGCCCCTTGGGAATGGAGCAAAGGTCCTTGGCCATGGCAAATATAA
- the brnQ2 gene encoding branched-chain amino acid transport system II carrier protein BrnQ2 yields MRTTLKPAQILSISLLLFAVFFGAGNMIFPPLLGLSSGENMWVSITGFIITDVGLSLLAIVAVALAGGSFNTLASRVHPKFAAIFAIIIYLSIGPLFVIPRTGSVSYEIGIAPLFPDEWYSMLIFSAIFFTVVYFLSLNPSKLVDHIGKILTPILLGIIAIMATKAILSPGTFAEPVGDYKEIPFFKGFLEGFLTLDAIGALVLSTIVVNAIRQNGIQEKKSIAKYTIICGSIAALFLTIVYFLLGYIGASNGNLGQFENGGQLLATVMYQFFGTSGNVLLSIAIIFACLTTAIGVVSAFANYFATVLTNVSYKKLVLYVCIFSFVVSNLGLSLLIKITLPVLIILYPITIILIFVSFIDKYTKRKPSVYIGAMIAAFIISCIHALDNVELIPSFIANIVHTIPFYNLGIGWIIPAIIGGIIGYYIPQTEAEGEVSTK; encoded by the coding sequence ATGCGTACAACTTTAAAGCCAGCGCAAATACTTTCGATTAGTTTATTACTATTCGCAGTTTTCTTCGGTGCTGGTAATATGATTTTCCCGCCCCTTCTCGGTCTTTCTTCCGGAGAAAATATGTGGGTCTCCATTACAGGATTTATTATTACAGACGTCGGTTTATCTTTACTAGCTATCGTCGCTGTTGCCCTTGCCGGTGGTAGTTTTAACACTTTAGCAAGCCGTGTTCATCCAAAATTTGCAGCAATATTCGCTATCATTATTTATCTTTCAATCGGCCCACTATTTGTTATTCCACGAACTGGATCTGTATCTTACGAAATTGGGATTGCACCGCTTTTCCCAGACGAATGGTACTCTATGTTAATCTTTAGTGCAATTTTCTTTACAGTCGTCTACTTCTTATCATTAAATCCATCAAAATTAGTAGATCATATCGGAAAAATATTAACGCCAATTTTACTTGGAATTATTGCAATTATGGCAACAAAAGCGATTCTTTCACCAGGAACGTTTGCAGAACCTGTTGGTGACTATAAAGAAATCCCATTTTTCAAAGGATTTCTTGAAGGATTTTTAACGTTAGATGCAATTGGAGCACTTGTATTATCAACGATTGTTGTAAATGCGATTCGCCAAAACGGTATACAAGAGAAGAAATCAATTGCGAAATATACAATTATTTGCGGTAGCATTGCAGCTCTATTTTTAACAATTGTTTATTTCTTACTCGGTTATATCGGTGCTTCAAACGGCAACTTAGGTCAATTCGAGAACGGTGGTCAACTATTAGCTACTGTTATGTACCAATTCTTTGGGACAAGTGGTAATGTTTTATTAAGTATCGCAATCATCTTCGCTTGTTTAACGACAGCAATCGGCGTTGTAAGTGCATTCGCCAACTATTTTGCAACAGTATTAACAAACGTTTCTTACAAAAAGCTCGTACTATACGTTTGTATTTTTAGCTTCGTGGTTTCAAACTTAGGTTTAAGTTTATTAATCAAAATTACATTACCTGTATTAATTATTTTGTATCCAATTACAATCATTTTAATTTTCGTATCATTTATTGATAAATATACGAAACGTAAACCTTCTGTCTACATTGGAGCAATGATCGCAGCATTCATTATTAGCTGTATTCATGCACTTGATAATGTGGAATTGATACCAAGTTTTATCGCTAATATCGTACACACTATTCCTTTTTATAACTTAGGAATTGGCTGGATTATACCAGCAATCATCGGTGGTATAATCGGTTACTATATTCCGCAAACAGAAGCTGAAGGCGAAGTTTCTACAAAATAA
- a CDS encoding amino acid permease gives MKSLLRKKALSTESPRQLNRTLTALDLTFLGIGAVIGTGIFVLTGIVAAKHSGPGIMLSFLIAAFTCACVAFCYAEFASSIPVSGSVYTYAYMTVGEVVAFIVGWCLMLEYLLAVAAVAVGWSGYLQSLLQGFNVHLPAIIASAPGVGKGGLIDLPAVCILLLITGLLSFGIRESARINNIMVLIKLAVIIAFIVAGAKYVKPENWTPFIPFGYDGIITGSATVFFAFLGFDAIATAAEETKKPQRDLPIGIIGSLLICTVLYMIVSFVLTGMVPYTQLDVSDPVAFALHFVGEDTIAGLLAVGAMTGMTTVLLVVMYGQVRVSYAMSRDGLLPKALARVNKRVKVPLLNTWITGVVAALLAGLLDLHVLANLVNIGTLTAFTFVCCAVLILRKTHPDLKRGFRTPFVPVLPVVAILCCLYLMANLSKTTWISFIAWLIVGLCFYFFYSRKHSHLATEKANDEQKKA, from the coding sequence TTGAAGTCATTATTACGAAAAAAAGCGCTTAGTACTGAATCACCACGGCAGTTAAATAGAACATTAACTGCACTTGATTTAACGTTTTTAGGAATTGGCGCCGTAATTGGGACAGGAATCTTTGTATTAACAGGTATTGTTGCGGCGAAACATTCTGGTCCTGGTATTATGCTATCATTCCTTATTGCTGCATTTACTTGTGCTTGTGTAGCCTTTTGTTATGCTGAATTTGCTTCTTCTATTCCAGTCTCAGGAAGTGTTTATACTTACGCATATATGACAGTCGGAGAAGTCGTCGCCTTCATCGTCGGCTGGTGTTTAATGCTAGAATATTTACTTGCAGTCGCAGCAGTAGCTGTCGGTTGGTCTGGTTATTTACAATCTTTACTACAAGGGTTTAACGTTCATCTGCCCGCCATAATTGCCTCGGCCCCTGGCGTAGGAAAAGGTGGTCTTATCGATTTACCGGCTGTTTGTATTTTACTACTCATTACGGGGCTTTTAAGTTTTGGTATACGCGAAAGTGCACGCATTAATAATATTATGGTTCTTATCAAGCTAGCTGTTATTATCGCCTTTATCGTAGCAGGTGCAAAATATGTAAAGCCTGAAAATTGGACGCCGTTCATTCCATTCGGATACGACGGTATCATTACTGGATCTGCCACTGTATTCTTCGCCTTTTTAGGCTTTGATGCAATCGCAACCGCTGCAGAAGAAACGAAAAAACCACAGCGTGATTTGCCAATTGGCATTATCGGTTCCCTTCTTATTTGTACTGTTTTATACATGATTGTATCTTTCGTTTTAACAGGTATGGTTCCGTATACACAATTAGATGTTTCCGATCCAGTTGCGTTTGCCTTACATTTCGTTGGCGAAGATACAATTGCAGGACTACTCGCTGTTGGAGCGATGACTGGAATGACAACCGTTCTCTTAGTCGTTATGTATGGACAAGTTCGCGTTTCATATGCGATGAGCCGCGATGGCCTACTTCCAAAAGCATTAGCACGTGTAAATAAAAGAGTAAAAGTCCCTTTATTAAACACATGGATTACTGGTGTTGTTGCCGCTTTATTAGCAGGACTTTTAGACTTACATGTACTAGCTAATTTAGTGAATATCGGTACGTTAACAGCCTTTACATTCGTTTGCTGTGCGGTACTTATTTTACGAAAAACACACCCTGACTTAAAACGCGGATTCCGTACACCTTTCGTACCTGTATTACCAGTTGTCGCGATTCTTTGCTGTTTATATTTGATGGCTAATTTGTCTAAAACGACATGGATTAGCTTTATAGCTTGGCTTATAGTCGGCTTATGCTTCTATTTCTTCTACTCTAGAAAACATAGTCACTTAGCTACTGAAAAAGCAAACGATGAACAGAAAAAAGCATAA
- a CDS encoding S-Ena type endospore appendage: MICPNPCPPPSPSNPNCELVTNEFAGNFLITNNIISSAKHKSQPMILWQSDGILLISGTVSVYNSTSSTEAVTIQIVGAVTNIFTVFPGNTISYTGKDLQSVSIINIESNPSLYLEGKYCCEFTCRL, translated from the coding sequence ATTATTTGCCCAAATCCCTGTCCACCGCCCTCTCCTTCAAATCCAAATTGCGAACTAGTAACAAATGAATTTGCAGGAAATTTCCTTATAACGAATAATATTATTTCCTCTGCCAAACATAAGTCACAACCAATGATACTGTGGCAAAGTGATGGAATACTACTTATATCAGGTACCGTCTCGGTTTACAATAGTACTAGCAGCACAGAAGCGGTTACAATTCAAATCGTTGGAGCAGTAACTAATATTTTCACTGTTTTTCCTGGTAATACGATATCTTACACAGGAAAAGACTTACAATCTGTCAGTATTATTAATATAGAAAGTAATCCTTCATTATATTTAGAAGGTAAGTACTGTTGCGAATTTACATGTCGCTTATAG
- a CDS encoding FN3 and LamG domain-containing metallophosphoesterase family protein, producing the protein MERTVLRKVKGLIGLLMVFVLAFVSFPWSTSVKAEEKKQEKAPSEKKIVFPVVSDVHIKNSGTDDTFRWKRAIEQFNMLAPKQDAFVIVGDFTDTGSLQQYDRFMQVYNENANKDAVRMNSLGNHDYWNGLSVEGAQKRFLEKTGMESIYYHKVVKGYHFLVMSPENGTTHGYYSDKQINWLKEEMAKAQKDDPEKPIFVFLHQHIKDTVYGSQEWGTQDSAKINEVLKQYPQVITFSGHSHYPLDDPRSIHQKDFTSVGTSSVSYMEVEGGKVQGNIPSGASTLSQGLLVEVDDKEVTINRRDFHTNSWTGEPWKIQLPSKKQTFTHVEDRDKEKPYFAKDAKLSVSNVTENAATVTFQQALDNLLVHSYRVQAKGKQTGEIKNKLLAFSEFYRDPVPKELTFTLAGLDGGKTYTLEVVAIDSFGNESVQPLTAEITTKKDNIDPNVKVPKADVFDVNFADGTFKDNSSFGTKGDVKGNVTIEYDKALKKNVMKLNGKANTFGYLPFSAAQKEKVANTFTLETVFSMNEIRGQGILQNTEGGGIGFESTGSGYVELWAHIGGSYKRVGVQLAANKTYHLTGTYNGSEVAIYVDGKKVNSQPATGKVYHPNVPFALGADPDSNGNGGIPLNGQIALAKLYSKALSSSEVLAAYNEFSNRTKLEEVNALYEELGKVKEVLAGTYEFGDKPGQYSKEAFQALEKSYNAAKQVFENVGSTGEQVVQTYNELKTANVTFVQSKVAEEQPKTLKEKLQMNIESAKAVVKKAQAANVTDGSVKSLSQKITVAESVIKDAKVKDTQVETMNHTMEYAISLVEKSINK; encoded by the coding sequence GTGGAAAGAACTGTTTTACGAAAAGTAAAAGGCCTTATTGGATTATTAATGGTTTTTGTATTAGCATTCGTATCATTTCCGTGGAGTACATCAGTCAAAGCGGAAGAGAAGAAGCAAGAAAAGGCACCAAGTGAGAAGAAGATCGTTTTTCCAGTCGTAAGTGATGTACATATTAAAAATAGTGGAACGGATGATACGTTTCGCTGGAAAAGAGCGATTGAACAGTTCAATATGCTTGCACCAAAGCAAGATGCGTTTGTTATCGTAGGTGATTTCACAGATACAGGGTCACTGCAGCAATATGACCGTTTCATGCAAGTATATAATGAAAATGCAAATAAAGATGCAGTACGAATGAACTCTCTTGGTAATCATGATTATTGGAACGGTTTATCCGTAGAGGGAGCGCAGAAGCGTTTCTTAGAAAAGACAGGCATGGAATCAATTTATTATCATAAAGTGGTAAAAGGGTATCATTTCCTTGTTATGTCTCCAGAGAATGGGACAACTCATGGATATTATTCAGACAAGCAAATTAATTGGTTAAAAGAAGAGATGGCAAAAGCGCAAAAAGATGATCCAGAAAAACCAATTTTCGTATTTTTACATCAGCACATTAAAGATACAGTATACGGTAGTCAAGAATGGGGAACGCAAGATAGTGCAAAAATTAATGAGGTATTAAAACAATACCCACAGGTTATTACGTTTTCAGGGCATTCGCATTATCCGTTAGATGACCCAAGATCAATTCATCAAAAAGACTTTACATCAGTTGGTACATCTTCTGTAAGTTATATGGAAGTTGAAGGTGGGAAAGTACAAGGGAATATCCCATCAGGAGCAAGTACATTAAGTCAAGGTTTATTAGTAGAAGTGGATGATAAAGAAGTAACGATTAATCGCCGTGATTTCCATACAAATTCTTGGACAGGCGAACCGTGGAAAATTCAGTTGCCATCAAAGAAACAAACATTTACACATGTAGAAGATCGTGATAAAGAAAAGCCTTACTTTGCAAAAGATGCGAAGTTATCAGTATCAAATGTAACAGAAAATGCAGCAACAGTAACATTCCAGCAAGCGTTAGACAACCTTCTTGTTCATTCTTACCGTGTACAAGCTAAAGGTAAGCAAACAGGTGAAATAAAGAATAAATTGTTAGCATTCTCAGAATTTTATCGTGACCCAGTACCGAAAGAGCTGACATTTACACTTGCAGGTTTAGATGGTGGGAAAACATATACACTTGAAGTTGTTGCGATCGATTCATTTGGCAATGAGAGTGTACAGCCGTTAACAGCAGAGATCACTACGAAAAAAGATAATATTGATCCGAATGTGAAAGTACCAAAGGCCGATGTTTTTGATGTAAACTTTGCAGATGGTACATTTAAAGACAATTCATCATTTGGTACAAAAGGTGATGTTAAGGGCAATGTGACTATTGAATATGATAAAGCATTGAAAAAGAATGTTATGAAGCTAAATGGAAAAGCAAATACATTTGGATACCTTCCGTTTTCAGCAGCACAAAAAGAAAAAGTAGCAAATACGTTTACGTTAGAAACTGTATTTTCAATGAATGAAATCCGCGGGCAAGGTATTTTACAAAATACAGAGGGCGGCGGAATTGGCTTTGAATCTACAGGAAGTGGATATGTAGAATTATGGGCTCATATTGGCGGTAGTTATAAGCGTGTTGGCGTTCAATTAGCGGCCAACAAAACATACCATTTAACAGGAACGTATAACGGCAGTGAAGTAGCAATTTACGTAGATGGTAAAAAAGTAAATAGTCAACCAGCTACAGGGAAAGTATATCACCCGAACGTACCATTTGCACTTGGTGCTGACCCTGATAGTAACGGGAATGGTGGTATTCCGTTAAATGGACAAATTGCGCTTGCGAAATTATATAGTAAAGCGTTAAGTTCTTCAGAAGTATTAGCAGCGTATAATGAGTTTTCTAATCGTACAAAGTTAGAAGAAGTAAACGCGTTATATGAAGAGCTTGGGAAAGTGAAAGAAGTGTTAGCTGGTACGTATGAGTTTGGTGATAAGCCAGGTCAATATTCAAAAGAAGCATTTCAAGCATTAGAGAAAAGCTATAACGCTGCAAAGCAAGTGTTTGAAAATGTAGGAAGTACTGGAGAACAAGTTGTTCAAACGTATAACGAATTAAAAACAGCTAATGTAACATTTGTACAATCAAAAGTGGCAGAAGAACAACCGAAAACACTGAAAGAAAAATTACAAATGAATATTGAATCTGCAAAAGCAGTAGTGAAAAAAGCGCAAGCTGCAAATGTAACGGACGGTTCAGTGAAATCATTGAGTCAAAAAATTACAGTGGCAGAATCTGTGATAAAAGATGCGAAAGTAAAAGATACACAAGTAGAAACGATGAATCATACGATGGAATATGCGATTTCACTCGTTGAAAAAAGCATAAACAAATAA
- a CDS encoding VOC family protein: MSIYDTYKKVIGTGGMNVETVKQFIVLEVKNLKETLYFYEGILGITPSSERPQLDITGVWYDTDSTRISFVMNRSLGGREKSVTDSVDVLTFSISNIENVKKRLVFYKIAYTENKSEKSIVVQDPDGYKLQVIEKDE; encoded by the coding sequence ATGAGCATTTATGACACATATAAAAAAGTAATAGGTACGGGGGGAATGAATGTGGAGACTGTGAAACAATTCATTGTATTGGAAGTAAAGAACTTAAAGGAAACTCTGTATTTTTATGAAGGGATTTTAGGGATAACACCTAGTTCAGAAAGGCCGCAATTAGATATTACAGGGGTTTGGTATGATACCGATTCAACGAGAATTAGTTTTGTGATGAATCGCAGTTTGGGCGGGCGTGAGAAGAGTGTTACGGACTCAGTTGATGTTCTAACGTTTTCAATTTCTAACATAGAGAATGTAAAGAAGAGGTTAGTATTTTATAAAATCGCATATACAGAAAACAAAAGTGAGAAGAGTATTGTGGTACAAGACCCGGATGGATATAAACTTCAAGTGATAGAGAAAGATGAATAG
- a CDS encoding spore coat associated protein CotJA, which yields MNKYIRSFVPYHSPLDPCPPIGKKYYSTPPNLFLGFQPPNLPQFTPKEALQKGTLWPVFYDYYENPYKKGR from the coding sequence GTGAATAAATATATAAGATCATTCGTGCCCTATCATAGTCCTCTCGATCCTTGTCCTCCTATTGGAAAAAAATATTATTCTACTCCTCCTAATTTATTTTTAGGCTTTCAACCGCCAAACTTACCACAATTCACACCAAAAGAAGCACTACAAAAAGGGACTTTATGGCCTGTTTTTTATGACTATTATGAAAATCCTTATAAAAAAGGGCGGTGA